One stretch of Xanthomonas sp. DAR 35659 DNA includes these proteins:
- a CDS encoding DUF1629 domain-containing protein → METRVTNKPKKGAFFELLPDVRRGGKGHGVIFENEKVLLTPPRLILQPDDGGFPPLKETPRLIHDPKKGALPQDLEGGFSGYWLVSERLRNVMESVDADAFVFADVDYRLADGSKGATVFLCDVIRTLDALDEEASELDIKVSDDYEAGKYYSLAGGSRLAFKHDVLGKAHVFMLPFHGGVFCDRVFKDAVKAAGIGGRGRSEGLWFYDVVNR, encoded by the coding sequence ATGGAAACTAGGGTGACCAATAAGCCCAAAAAAGGGGCGTTCTTTGAACTGCTGCCGGATGTTCGGCGTGGGGGAAAAGGTCACGGCGTGATCTTCGAAAATGAGAAGGTCCTGTTGACTCCGCCAAGGCTTATTTTGCAGCCGGACGATGGTGGGTTTCCTCCTTTGAAGGAGACGCCGCGCTTGATCCACGATCCAAAGAAGGGGGCGCTGCCTCAGGATCTTGAGGGCGGCTTCAGTGGCTACTGGCTCGTCTCCGAACGACTTCGCAACGTGATGGAGTCGGTCGATGCGGATGCGTTCGTCTTCGCTGATGTCGACTACCGCCTGGCCGATGGTTCCAAGGGGGCGACTGTTTTCCTCTGTGATGTCATCCGCACGTTGGATGCATTGGACGAGGAGGCCTCGGAACTCGATATCAAGGTCAGCGACGACTACGAGGCGGGGAAGTACTACAGCCTGGCGGGCGGCAGCCGCCTGGCTTTCAAACATGATGTGCTTGGAAAGGCCCATGTCTTCATGCTCCCTTTCCATGGTGGCGTCTTTTGCGATCGGGTGTTCAAGGATGCGGTCAAGGCGGCAGGAATTGGCGGTCGTGGGCGTTCCGAAGGGCTGTGGTTCTACGACGTCGTGAATCGCTGA
- a CDS encoding DUF1629 domain-containing protein yields METAMTSPPKPGAFYMCISDIESDRPRCGMRFDNLRQLLSPSCVNLRPYEGGFPSMLEQPRMTYDPGAGPEPRDLEAGFGGYWLVSERLRDVMCSVDPGAFAFVEVDCRLADGAQGPRRFLCDVVRELDALDEAASRLKIKVDDEYVRGKFYSLGGGASLAFRSDVLGASHVFRVPFNPSVFCDRTFKVALHDAGISDDAEVSGISFIDASDL; encoded by the coding sequence ATGGAAACCGCGATGACCAGTCCGCCCAAACCGGGTGCCTTCTACATGTGCATATCGGACATCGAGAGCGACAGGCCGCGCTGCGGGATGAGGTTCGACAACCTCCGCCAGTTGCTTTCGCCGTCCTGTGTGAATCTGCGCCCGTACGAAGGCGGCTTTCCTTCAATGCTGGAACAACCGCGGATGACCTATGACCCCGGCGCAGGCCCTGAGCCTCGCGATCTGGAGGCGGGGTTCGGCGGCTACTGGTTGGTGTCCGAGCGACTGCGTGATGTCATGTGCTCGGTCGATCCAGGCGCCTTCGCGTTCGTCGAGGTGGATTGCCGTCTGGCCGATGGCGCCCAGGGACCGCGTCGCTTTCTGTGCGACGTTGTCCGAGAACTGGATGCCTTGGACGAGGCAGCGTCTAGGTTGAAGATCAAGGTCGATGACGAGTATGTGCGTGGGAAGTTCTATTCCCTCGGCGGGGGAGCCAGCCTGGCCTTTCGGAGTGACGTATTGGGGGCGTCGCATGTGTTCCGGGTGCCATTCAATCCATCGGTGTTCTGCGATCGGACGTTTAAGGTGGCGCTTCACGATGCCGGGATATCCGACGACGCGGAAGTCAGTGGGATCTCTTTCATCGACGCATCGGACCTCTGA